The proteins below come from a single Chryseobacterium capnotolerans genomic window:
- a CDS encoding DUF4932 domain-containing protein: MKKILLVLVSLSSIFSFSQKKSSKFSVDFNKNIETYFLAEILSAEHRKNNKDFELYKIKECSVYQPIVNNALKKYGHLKNSDIAIATAKVNDVLLEKYGSGNDIFMNPLMHHKEFPATEWNSDYQFSSNNLTGEQNKEVTELIKDYLSKLSKFYIQENINQFFIENKAFYKGGINEYNKHIPAGFTNAMEQFYGEGFNSYTILISPMMMWPITDGEGRGIGTNVISRSGKTDVYEIASPFVKVENKRQFGYDNQFQARFLSVHEFGHSFVNKEVYLHKDKLEKFKDLFEKSYLKETMIKTGGYGDYQTCVAEHLVRLGEIETARIQKDFERAKKLEEYHLKNNFIFLPLLEKKLKEYHSNRKKYRKFGDFVPQLIKVFENSNIEFINNSLAQNKK; this comes from the coding sequence ATGAAAAAGATACTGCTTGTTTTAGTTTCATTAAGTTCGATATTTAGTTTTTCGCAAAAAAAATCATCCAAATTTTCTGTTGATTTCAATAAGAATATTGAGACTTATTTTCTCGCAGAAATTCTTTCAGCTGAGCATCGGAAAAACAATAAAGATTTCGAATTGTATAAAATAAAAGAATGTTCTGTTTACCAACCTATTGTAAATAATGCTTTGAAAAAGTATGGACACCTGAAGAACTCAGATATAGCAATAGCTACAGCAAAAGTTAATGATGTTTTGCTTGAAAAATATGGTTCAGGAAATGATATCTTCATGAATCCGTTGATGCATCACAAAGAATTTCCAGCCACAGAATGGAACAGTGATTATCAGTTTAGCAGCAATAATTTGACAGGGGAGCAGAACAAAGAAGTTACCGAACTAATAAAAGATTATCTGTCTAAGCTTTCAAAATTCTATATACAAGAAAATATTAATCAGTTTTTTATCGAGAACAAAGCCTTCTACAAAGGAGGAATAAATGAGTATAACAAGCATATTCCTGCCGGCTTCACCAATGCTATGGAACAGTTTTATGGTGAAGGTTTTAATTCTTATACCATTCTTATTTCTCCGATGATGATGTGGCCGATAACAGATGGTGAAGGAAGAGGGATTGGGACCAACGTCATTTCCAGATCCGGAAAAACAGACGTTTATGAAATAGCAAGTCCGTTTGTGAAAGTTGAAAATAAGAGACAATTTGGGTATGACAATCAGTTTCAGGCAAGGTTTTTAAGTGTTCATGAGTTTGGACATTCATTTGTAAATAAAGAAGTATATCTGCATAAGGATAAGCTTGAAAAGTTCAAAGATTTGTTTGAAAAATCATATTTAAAGGAAACAATGATAAAAACAGGAGGTTATGGAGACTATCAAACATGTGTTGCTGAGCATTTGGTGAGACTTGGCGAAATTGAAACCGCAAGAATCCAGAAAGATTTTGAAAGAGCTAAAAAGTTAGAAGAATATCACTTGAAAAACAACTTTATCTTCCTTCCTCTGTTAGAAAAAAAGCTTAAGGAATATCATTCCAACAGAAAAAAATATAGAAAGTTTGGAGATTTTGTACCCCAATTGATAAAGGTTTTTGAAAATTCAAATATTGAATTTATCAATAATTCATTAGCTCAGAACAAAAAATAA
- a CDS encoding 2-isopropylmalate synthase, with translation MNSEKIEIFDTTLRDGEQVPGCKLNTRQKLIIAEKLDELGVDIIEAGFPISSPGDFESVSEISKLVRNAKVCGLTRANKKDIDTAAEALKFAKKPRIHTGIGTSDSHIKYKFNSTRENIIERAAEAVRYAKNYVEDVEFYAEDAGRTDNAYLAQVCEAVIKAGATVLNIPDTTGYCLPEEYGQKIKYLKENVKGIEKAVLSCHCHNDLGLATANSISGAINGARQIECTINGLGERAGNTALEEVVMILKQHKHLNLHTNVNSIMLNEMSTMVSDLMGMAVQPNKAIVGANAFAHSSGIHQDGVIKNRETYEIIDPAEVGVNASSIILTARSGRSALAYRFKHIGHDVTKEELDYLYQEFLKIADLKKEIGNDDLALIMETCSRKIG, from the coding sequence ATGAACTCCGAAAAAATTGAAATTTTTGATACCACGTTGCGCGATGGAGAACAGGTTCCTGGATGTAAATTGAATACAAGACAGAAACTGATTATTGCTGAAAAGCTTGATGAACTGGGAGTTGATATCATTGAAGCAGGATTTCCAATTTCCAGCCCGGGAGATTTTGAATCTGTTTCTGAAATTTCAAAACTCGTAAGAAATGCAAAGGTATGCGGATTGACAAGGGCTAATAAAAAGGACATTGATACCGCTGCAGAAGCATTAAAGTTTGCAAAGAAACCAAGAATACATACGGGAATCGGAACTTCTGATTCACATATCAAATATAAATTCAACTCAACAAGGGAAAATATTATAGAACGTGCTGCAGAAGCCGTGAGATACGCTAAAAACTATGTAGAAGATGTAGAGTTTTATGCTGAAGATGCAGGAAGAACAGACAATGCTTATCTGGCACAGGTATGTGAAGCCGTCATTAAAGCAGGTGCTACTGTGCTGAATATTCCTGATACTACAGGATATTGTTTGCCGGAAGAATACGGACAGAAAATTAAATACCTGAAAGAAAACGTAAAAGGAATTGAAAAAGCAGTTTTATCATGTCATTGTCATAATGATTTAGGTTTAGCTACAGCCAATTCCATTTCCGGTGCCATCAACGGAGCCCGACAAATTGAATGTACCATCAACGGATTGGGAGAAAGAGCAGGGAATACAGCGCTGGAAGAAGTCGTCATGATTCTGAAGCAGCATAAACATTTGAACCTGCATACCAACGTGAATTCAATAATGCTCAACGAAATGAGTACTATGGTTTCTGATCTGATGGGAATGGCAGTACAGCCGAATAAAGCAATTGTAGGAGCTAATGCTTTTGCTCACAGCTCAGGAATTCATCAGGATGGGGTCATCAAAAACAGAGAAACCTATGAGATCATTGATCCTGCTGAAGTGGGTGTAAATGCATCTTCCATCATTCTTACAGCCAGAAGCGGACGTTCAGCATTGGCTTACCGGTTCAAGCATATTGGACATGATGTAACCAAAGAAGAATTGGATTATTTGTATCAGGAATTCTTGAAAATAGCAGATCTTAAAAAAGAAATAGGCAATGATGACCTGGCTTTAATCATGGAGACCTGCAGCAGAAAAATAGGATAG
- the leuC gene encoding 3-isopropylmalate dehydratase large subunit: protein MNNDKKTLFDKVWDAHVVDTVPDGPQIIYIDKHLIHEVTSPQAFAELESRNLEIFRPEQIVATADHNVPTLHQEEPIRDELSRNQVQQLTENCEKNNIELFGLGHQYQGIVHIIAPELGITQPGMSIVCGDSHTSTHGAFGSIAFGIGTSQVAQVFASQCLLLNKPKSMRITVNGKLNENVQAKDVILYIISKIGTDGGTGYFCEYAGNIFEEMSMEGRMTVCNMSIEMGARGGMIAPDETTFEYVKGRKFAPAGEEWEEKLAYWNTLKTDEGAAFDKELFFDAADIYPMITYGTNPGMGISIRETIPAPQNESEAKALQYMGLEAGQNPSSITINYVFIGSCTNARIEDFRSAAQYIKGKSKSEAVKALIVPGSQQVVKQIYEEGLDKIFNDAGFQIRQPGCSACLAMNDDKIPEGEYCVSTSNRNFEGRQGQGARTILASPLTAAKAAIEGRISAFESLN, encoded by the coding sequence ATGAACAACGATAAAAAGACACTTTTTGATAAAGTTTGGGATGCTCACGTCGTAGATACGGTTCCTGACGGACCGCAAATCATCTATATTGATAAGCATCTGATCCATGAAGTAACCAGCCCGCAGGCATTTGCAGAACTTGAATCCAGAAATCTGGAAATCTTCAGACCGGAACAGATCGTAGCGACTGCTGATCATAATGTTCCAACCCTTCATCAGGAAGAACCAATCCGCGATGAATTATCAAGAAATCAGGTTCAGCAGCTGACTGAAAATTGTGAGAAAAATAATATTGAATTATTTGGATTAGGACATCAATATCAGGGAATTGTACACATTATTGCTCCTGAACTTGGGATTACACAGCCAGGAATGAGTATTGTATGCGGAGACAGTCATACTTCAACACATGGAGCATTTGGAAGTATTGCCTTTGGAATTGGAACCAGTCAGGTAGCTCAGGTTTTTGCCAGCCAGTGTCTGCTGCTTAACAAACCTAAATCGATGAGAATTACGGTGAATGGTAAGCTTAACGAAAATGTTCAGGCTAAAGATGTTATCCTTTATATTATTTCAAAAATAGGAACCGATGGTGGAACAGGGTATTTCTGTGAGTATGCCGGAAATATTTTTGAAGAAATGTCAATGGAAGGAAGAATGACGGTTTGTAATATGAGTATTGAAATGGGAGCCAGAGGAGGAATGATTGCTCCTGATGAAACCACTTTTGAATACGTAAAAGGAAGGAAATTTGCTCCGGCAGGAGAAGAATGGGAAGAAAAGCTAGCGTACTGGAATACTTTGAAAACGGATGAAGGAGCCGCTTTTGATAAAGAATTATTCTTCGATGCAGCAGATATTTATCCAATGATTACCTATGGAACCAATCCTGGTATGGGAATTTCTATTCGCGAAACCATTCCTGCTCCTCAAAATGAATCTGAGGCAAAAGCTTTACAGTATATGGGACTGGAAGCAGGGCAGAATCCATCCAGCATTACAATTAATTATGTGTTTATAGGAAGCTGCACGAATGCGCGAATTGAAGATTTCCGTTCGGCGGCCCAGTATATTAAAGGAAAAAGTAAATCTGAGGCTGTGAAAGCATTGATTGTACCTGGCTCTCAGCAGGTGGTAAAGCAGATCTACGAAGAGGGACTGGATAAAATCTTTAATGATGCAGGGTTTCAGATTCGTCAGCCTGGATGTTCGGCTTGTTTGGCGATGAATGATGATAAAATTCCTGAAGGAGAATATTGCGTTTCTACTTCGAACAGAAATTTTGAAGGAAGACAGGGACAGGGAGCAAGAACTATTCTGGCGAGCCCTCTTACAGCAGCAAAAGCAGCAATAGAAGGCAGAATTTCTGCTTTTGAAAGTTTAAATTAA
- the leuD gene encoding 3-isopropylmalate dehydratase small subunit has product MQKLVIIKSTAVPLPAENIDTDQIIPARFLKSIDRKGFGENLFRDWRFNIHTHEPNPDFVLNNPKFTGEILVAGNNFGCGSSREHAAWALTDYGFKVIVSSYFADIFKGNALNNGLLPVKVSEEFLKEILEGMNENPDNEIAIDVELQSISFKDTTETFELDSYKKICLLNGYDDIDFLISKKQAITEFELKTQTKNEQQLF; this is encoded by the coding sequence ATGCAAAAATTAGTTATCATAAAATCCACTGCAGTCCCATTGCCTGCAGAAAATATAGATACGGATCAGATTATTCCAGCAAGATTTTTAAAAAGTATAGACAGAAAAGGATTTGGAGAAAACCTGTTCAGAGACTGGAGATTTAATATTCACACTCATGAACCTAATCCTGATTTTGTATTGAATAATCCTAAATTCACTGGTGAAATCTTAGTGGCAGGAAATAATTTCGGATGTGGTAGCAGCCGTGAGCATGCTGCCTGGGCATTAACCGATTATGGTTTCAAGGTAATTGTTTCCAGCTATTTTGCTGATATTTTTAAAGGGAATGCTTTAAATAATGGTCTTCTTCCGGTAAAGGTTTCTGAAGAATTCTTAAAGGAGATTTTAGAAGGAATGAATGAAAACCCAGACAATGAAATTGCCATTGATGTAGAACTGCAATCTATTAGTTTTAAAGATACCACCGAAACATTTGAATTGGATTCTTATAAAAAAATATGCCTTCTGAACGGCTATGATGATATTGATTTTTTAATCAGCAAAAAACAGGCGATCACAGAATTTGAACTAAAAACACAGACAAAAAATGAACAACAATTATTTTAA
- the infC gene encoding translation initiation factor IF-3 produces the protein MINDKIRVRELRLVGDNVEPGIYPIDKARQIAAEQELDLVVISDKAEPFIARVLEYKKFLYEQKKKQKELKAKQVKVVVKEIRFGPQTDDHDYEFKKKHAEKFLEEGSKLKTYVFFKGRSIIFKDQGEILLLKLAQELEHVGKVDQLPKLEGKRMIMMMSPKKPAK, from the coding sequence TTGATCAACGATAAAATTCGTGTGAGAGAGCTTCGTTTGGTGGGCGATAACGTAGAGCCGGGAATTTATCCAATTGACAAAGCAAGACAGATTGCTGCAGAACAAGAATTGGATCTAGTAGTAATTTCTGACAAGGCAGAACCTTTTATTGCAAGAGTATTGGAATACAAGAAATTCTTATACGAGCAAAAGAAAAAACAGAAGGAACTTAAAGCTAAGCAAGTAAAAGTGGTCGTAAAAGAGATCCGTTTCGGACCTCAGACTGATGACCATGATTATGAATTCAAAAAGAAGCATGCTGAGAAATTCCTTGAAGAAGGTTCTAAACTGAAGACCTACGTATTTTTTAAAGGACGTTCGATTATCTTTAAAGACCAGGGAGAAATCTTGCTTTTAAAACTGGCTCAGGAACTAGAGCATGTTGGTAAAGTAGATCAGCTTCCTAAACTTGAAGGAAAGAGAATGATTATGATGATGAGTCCTAAAAAACCGGCAAAATAA
- the thrS gene encoding threonine--tRNA ligase — translation MIKITLPDNSVKEFEGAVTPLDVAKSISEGLARNTISAIVNDKQVETTTPITTDSTVQLLTWNDDLGKKAFWHSSAHLLAQAILEFYPNAKLTIGPAIESGFYYDVDFGDESLSEKDFEKIEKKVLENAKKGSTFSLYPVSKEDALKTYADNPYKVELISNLNDGEITFVTHDNFTDLCRGGHIPNTGLVKAVKILNAAGAYWRGNEKNPQLTRVYGISFPKQKELTEYLERLEEAKRRDHRKLGKELGIFAFSEKVGAGLPLWLPKGTALRRKLENFLSDAQKKGGYEFVMSPHIGAKELYVTSGHWDKYGADSFQPIKTPNEGEEFLLKPMNCPHHCEIYKTSQWSYRDLPKRYAEFGTVYRYEQSGELHGLTRVRGFTQDDAHLFCTPDQLSEEFEKVIDLTLYVFKSLGFEDFVTQVSLRDPENREKYIGSDENWEKAETAIINAAEKKGLKTVVEYGEAAFYGPKLDFMVKDALGRKWQLGTIQVDYNLPERFDLHYIGNDNEKHRPVMIHRAPFGSMERFIAILLENTAGDFPLWLSPDQFIILPISEKYVDYAKKVSQFLENHDISGQIDDRNEKTGKKIRDAELKKIPFMLVVGENEEKEGTISVRRRGEGDLGVMNLEDFAAYFKKEAAV, via the coding sequence ATGATAAAAATTACACTTCCAGACAATAGTGTCAAAGAATTCGAGGGAGCAGTTACTCCCCTAGATGTGGCAAAATCTATAAGCGAGGGATTGGCTAGAAATACCATTTCCGCAATTGTTAATGACAAACAAGTAGAAACGACCACACCTATAACCACGGATTCTACGGTACAGCTTTTAACCTGGAATGATGATCTTGGAAAGAAAGCTTTCTGGCATTCATCTGCTCACCTTTTGGCGCAGGCTATCCTAGAATTTTATCCTAATGCTAAGTTGACCATTGGTCCGGCAATTGAAAGCGGATTCTATTATGATGTAGATTTCGGGGATGAAAGTTTATCTGAAAAAGATTTTGAAAAGATCGAAAAGAAGGTTCTTGAAAATGCAAAGAAAGGATCTACATTCTCATTATATCCGGTTTCAAAAGAAGATGCTTTAAAAACATATGCTGATAATCCTTACAAAGTGGAATTGATCTCTAATCTGAATGATGGAGAAATCACTTTTGTAACACATGATAACTTTACAGATCTATGTCGTGGAGGACACATTCCAAACACCGGACTTGTAAAGGCTGTTAAGATTTTAAATGCTGCAGGAGCTTACTGGAGAGGAAATGAAAAGAATCCTCAATTAACAAGAGTATATGGTATTTCTTTCCCTAAACAGAAAGAACTTACTGAATATCTTGAAAGATTGGAGGAAGCTAAAAGAAGAGACCACAGAAAGCTTGGTAAAGAGCTTGGAATCTTCGCATTTTCTGAAAAAGTAGGTGCTGGTTTACCGCTTTGGTTACCAAAAGGAACAGCTTTAAGAAGAAAATTAGAAAATTTCCTTTCTGATGCACAGAAAAAAGGAGGTTACGAATTTGTAATGTCTCCACATATCGGAGCTAAAGAATTGTATGTAACTTCAGGTCACTGGGATAAATATGGAGCAGACAGCTTCCAGCCGATTAAAACTCCAAATGAAGGAGAGGAATTTTTATTAAAGCCCATGAACTGTCCGCACCACTGTGAAATCTACAAAACTTCACAATGGAGCTACAGAGACCTTCCGAAAAGATATGCAGAATTCGGTACTGTATACAGATATGAGCAAAGTGGAGAACTTCACGGATTAACAAGAGTTCGTGGATTTACTCAGGATGATGCTCACTTATTCTGTACTCCGGATCAGCTTTCTGAAGAGTTTGAAAAAGTAATTGATTTAACGCTGTATGTTTTCAAATCTTTAGGTTTTGAAGACTTTGTAACTCAGGTATCATTAAGAGATCCTGAAAACAGAGAAAAGTATATCGGTTCTGATGAAAACTGGGAAAAAGCTGAAACTGCAATTATCAATGCAGCAGAGAAGAAAGGTCTTAAAACTGTAGTTGAATACGGTGAAGCGGCATTCTACGGTCCTAAACTTGACTTCATGGTGAAAGATGCATTGGGAAGAAAATGGCAGCTTGGAACTATTCAGGTAGATTATAACTTACCAGAAAGATTTGATCTTCACTATATCGGGAATGACAATGAGAAACACAGACCAGTAATGATCCACAGAGCACCATTCGGTTCTATGGAACGTTTTATTGCGATCTTGTTGGAAAACACAGCAGGTGATTTCCCTCTATGGTTGAGCCCGGATCAGTTCATCATTCTTCCGATCAGTGAAAAATATGTAGATTATGCAAAAAAAGTTTCACAATTTTTGGAAAATCACGATATTAGCGGTCAGATTGATGACAGAAACGAGAAAACGGGTAAAAAGATCCGTGATGCTGAATTAAAGAAGATTCCTTTCATGCTTGTAGTGGGAGAAAATGAAGAGAAAGAAGGTACGATTTCTGTAAGAAGACGTGGTGAAGGAGATCTTGGAGTGATGAATCTGGAAGATTTCGCAGCTTACTTCAAAAAAGAAGCAGCCGTTTAA
- a CDS encoding dipeptidase — protein MNTINIDLHCDLLYYLLRSNSTIDDREIGCSLPYLQEGNVKLQIMAMYAGTGEGSTAYGLKQSQLFSDLIKNENFFLFENGNYNNPENENRVGVIASIENASAFCDENEALDSGFKKLEILIENAQKVLYIGITHHLENRFGGGNSTTAGLKEDGKVLIDYIADRKIAVDLAHTSDQLAYDIFNYIDQKNYSIPILASHSNYRTVYNNKRNLPDELAKEVIKRNGLIGLNFIKDYVDLDHPERLYEHIQYGLELGGENNIAYGADYFYWKDHPDTSRHPFFFEEHSNASAYLEINKEIEKRFSSELLEKISHRNALDFIENMYK, from the coding sequence ATGAATACAATAAACATTGATCTACACTGTGACCTGTTATATTATTTACTAAGGTCAAATTCAACAATTGACGACAGAGAAATAGGATGCTCACTGCCTTATCTGCAGGAAGGAAATGTAAAACTCCAGATAATGGCTATGTACGCAGGAACTGGAGAAGGGAGTACAGCTTACGGACTGAAGCAGAGTCAATTATTTTCAGATCTCATCAAAAATGAAAACTTCTTCTTGTTCGAAAATGGAAATTATAACAATCCTGAGAATGAAAATCGGGTAGGAGTTATTGCCTCCATCGAAAATGCATCTGCTTTCTGTGATGAAAATGAAGCTTTGGACTCCGGATTTAAAAAATTGGAAATCCTCATTGAAAATGCACAAAAAGTACTTTATATCGGGATTACCCATCATCTTGAAAACCGTTTCGGAGGAGGGAATAGTACAACTGCCGGATTAAAGGAAGACGGTAAAGTACTGATTGATTATATCGCAGACCGGAAAATTGCTGTCGACTTGGCTCATACAAGTGATCAATTAGCTTACGATATCTTCAATTATATCGATCAGAAAAATTATTCCATTCCTATTCTGGCAAGCCATTCCAACTACAGAACAGTGTATAATAATAAGAGAAATCTTCCGGATGAACTGGCCAAAGAAGTTATCAAAAGAAATGGATTGATTGGCCTGAATTTCATCAAAGATTACGTGGACCTTGACCATCCTGAGAGGCTTTATGAACATATTCAGTATGGATTAGAATTGGGTGGTGAAAACAATATTGCCTATGGAGCAGACTATTTCTATTGGAAAGATCATCCGGACACTTCACGCCATCCGTTTTTCTTTGAAGAACATTCCAATGCATCAGCTTATCTGGAGATTAATAAAGAAATTGAAAAAAGGTTCTCTTCCGAATTGTTAGAAAAGATCAGTCACAGAAATGCATTGGATTTCATAGAGAATATGTATAAATAA